A single window of Candidatus Rhabdochlamydia oedothoracis DNA harbors:
- a CDS encoding bifunctional serine/threonine-protein kinase/formylglycine-generating enzyme family protein: MIMTHFGDYELLRPLGRGALGQTYLAEHRLLQKQYIVKILPEELSSDADFITRFETHIVQLAHLNHPHIAKIYNALFLDKRYAIIIEAILDEDQQPSLNLSQFLQKFPDLPEETILCFAQQVSSALDYAHIQEKPLAHGTLKLSNILVRYTSKGPETIITDFGLSQIIGPLAVLSRIYHAMSSFYSLEIGCDTNGKNYAIGPWDEACAKEVHRSFVEQFPFLSPEQKRQFNWTSQPKADVWAFGVLLYYLLMRKFPEGFFDLPSQKISDLKWQWDALICSCLQTEPEMRLGPLQEKMSELVNISALSSCEAHLKRLQAEKYIMGTKFSFTTACHAKPILNPQELTRPSFEPDPGAIFQAEMTVSPYKPKPQVEKAIQPILTNMVIIPSGVYLRGSNQGARDEHPRHSIHMHSFALDIHPITNEQFARFLEVMGGEKDGQNNDIIRLRESRIKRSGGKLSIESGYAKHPVVGITWYGAIAYAKWIGKRLPTEAEWEIASYGGKEDFLYPTGQDIDRTQANFFSSDTTAMLSYPPNEYGLYDMAGNVYEWCQDWYDYQYYDLSIQEPNHPQGPPQGVYRVLRGGCWKSLKEDLRCSHRHRNNPGTMNGTYGFRCAADVAINP; this comes from the coding sequence ATGATAATGACTCACTTCGGGGATTATGAGTTATTAAGACCTTTGGGACGAGGGGCCTTAGGACAGACCTATCTTGCAGAACATCGTTTATTGCAAAAGCAGTACATTGTAAAAATTTTACCCGAAGAGCTCTCTTCTGATGCCGATTTTATTACCCGATTTGAAACACACATTGTTCAACTAGCTCATTTAAATCATCCTCATATCGCAAAAATTTATAACGCATTATTTTTAGATAAGCGCTATGCAATTATTATAGAAGCTATTTTAGACGAAGATCAACAACCCAGCTTAAATCTATCGCAATTTTTACAGAAATTTCCTGATTTGCCAGAAGAGACCATTCTCTGTTTTGCTCAACAAGTGAGTTCTGCTCTTGATTATGCGCATATCCAAGAAAAACCACTTGCTCATGGAACATTGAAACTCAGTAATATTTTAGTTCGTTATACCTCTAAAGGACCAGAAACTATTATAACAGATTTTGGTTTATCACAGATCATTGGACCGCTTGCTGTCTTGAGTCGCATCTATCATGCAATGAGCTCTTTTTACAGCCTAGAAATCGGTTGTGATACAAATGGTAAAAATTATGCAATAGGACCTTGGGATGAAGCTTGTGCTAAAGAAGTCCACCGTTCTTTTGTCGAACAATTCCCCTTTTTATCTCCAGAGCAAAAAAGGCAATTTAATTGGACAAGCCAGCCTAAAGCAGATGTATGGGCTTTTGGCGTGTTATTATATTATCTTTTGATGCGTAAGTTTCCTGAAGGTTTTTTCGATCTTCCTTCTCAAAAAATCTCTGATCTTAAATGGCAATGGGATGCTTTAATTTGTAGTTGCTTGCAAACAGAGCCTGAAATGCGTTTAGGGCCCCTTCAAGAAAAAATGAGCGAACTGGTCAATATTTCTGCTCTTTCCTCTTGTGAAGCGCATTTAAAAAGACTACAAGCAGAAAAATACATTATGGGGACTAAATTTTCCTTTACCACAGCCTGTCACGCTAAACCCATCTTAAATCCCCAAGAGCTCACAAGACCCTCTTTTGAACCAGATCCCGGGGCTATTTTTCAAGCAGAAATGACGGTTTCTCCCTATAAACCAAAACCACAAGTAGAAAAAGCTATTCAACCCATTTTAACCAATATGGTCATCATCCCCTCCGGTGTTTATTTGAGGGGTAGTAATCAAGGTGCACGTGATGAACATCCTCGACATTCAATCCACATGCATTCTTTTGCTTTAGATATTCATCCTATAACAAATGAGCAATTTGCCCGTTTTTTAGAAGTGATGGGAGGAGAAAAAGATGGGCAAAATAATGATATCATCCGTTTGCGTGAATCTAGAATTAAACGCAGTGGAGGAAAACTTAGTATTGAATCAGGTTATGCTAAACACCCTGTAGTAGGCATTACGTGGTATGGAGCTATAGCTTATGCTAAATGGATAGGAAAAAGACTTCCAACCGAAGCTGAATGGGAAATTGCTTCTTATGGAGGAAAAGAAGATTTTCTTTATCCAACAGGACAAGATATAGATCGAACACAGGCTAACTTCTTCAGTTCCGATACTACAGCTATGCTTAGCTATCCTCCTAATGAATACGGACTATATGATATGGCAGGCAATGTCTACGAGTGGTGTCAAGATTGGTATGATTATCAGTATTACGATCTGTCCATCCAAGAACCAAATCATCCTCAAGGACCACCACAAGGGGTATATCGCGTACTGCGTGGAGGGTGCTGGAAGAGTTTAAAAGAAGACCTTAGATGTTCTCATAGGCATAGAAACAACCCAGGAACCATGAATGGAACCTATGGATTTCGTTGTGCAGCAGATGTGGCGATTAATCCTTAA
- a CDS encoding helix-turn-helix domain-containing protein: MGAELKGVGELFKAKRQELDISLKEAENATSIRSSYLEAIEEGEIDQYISGVYALGFMKQYAQFLGLDIEHMIRQNPQVFHMPAEKHEFSYGIGTLEVRGSMSGGVKWLPNLLWVGIAAFVLIIAWYLAKFLGVL; the protein is encoded by the coding sequence ATGGGTGCAGAACTTAAAGGTGTAGGAGAGCTTTTTAAAGCTAAACGCCAAGAATTGGATATATCATTGAAAGAAGCAGAGAATGCAACCTCTATTCGTTCTAGTTATCTAGAAGCAATTGAAGAAGGAGAGATCGACCAATATATCTCTGGAGTATACGCTTTAGGATTTATGAAGCAATATGCTCAGTTTCTAGGATTAGACATTGAGCACATGATTCGTCAAAATCCTCAAGTTTTTCATATGCCAGCAGAGAAGCATGAATTTTCTTATGGTATTGGAACTTTAGAAGTACGCGGTAGTATGAGTGGGGGGGTTAAATGGTTACCCAATTTGCTATGGGTTGGTATTGCTGCATTTGTGTTGATTATTGCATGGTATCTAGCAAAATTCTTAGGTGTTCTTTAA
- the rnhC gene encoding ribonuclease HIII, with protein sequence MTFQKRSCFVTTMDLKLKDHLREDLIDQGFTLTTPAYTFFSAKKKGISCTLYTSGKLMIQGKEMDEFIRFYIEPQILQTFTYSNPEPTDTSERIGVDEAGKGDFFGPLCIAAVYADKKKIQGLLALRIRDSKILSDPAVIALASKIKTICPHTLVILKPKTYNQLYARFQNLNRLLAWGHATAIAELVQKTHCKQVIIDQFANETVILDAIKQKKLDLELTQRHRAESDLVVAAASILARAAFLQGLYDLRLFYKIQLPKGASQEVIRVGKAFCSKHSSYLLEEVAKLHFKTLQEILAH encoded by the coding sequence ATGACATTTCAAAAACGCTCTTGTTTTGTAACAACCATGGATCTTAAGCTGAAAGATCATCTGCGTGAAGATCTCATCGATCAAGGATTTACCCTGACTACACCTGCTTATACGTTTTTTTCAGCAAAAAAAAAAGGAATTAGTTGCACTTTGTACACATCTGGAAAACTGATGATACAAGGAAAAGAAATGGATGAGTTCATTAGATTTTATATTGAACCTCAAATCCTACAAACATTTACTTATTCAAATCCAGAGCCAACGGACACTTCAGAGAGAATTGGGGTAGACGAAGCTGGTAAAGGGGATTTTTTTGGTCCCTTATGTATTGCAGCGGTATACGCAGATAAGAAAAAAATCCAAGGCTTATTAGCCTTAAGGATACGAGATAGTAAAATACTTTCCGATCCTGCAGTGATAGCACTTGCCTCTAAAATCAAAACCATCTGCCCTCATACACTTGTCATTCTCAAACCTAAAACCTACAACCAGCTCTACGCTCGTTTTCAAAATCTTAATCGCCTATTGGCATGGGGGCATGCAACTGCTATTGCAGAGCTTGTGCAAAAAACACATTGTAAACAAGTGATTATTGACCAGTTTGCCAATGAAACAGTTATTTTAGACGCTATAAAACAAAAAAAACTCGACTTAGAATTGACACAACGTCATCGAGCTGAAAGTGATTTAGTCGTGGCTGCTGCTTCCATTTTAGCGCGAGCTGCCTTTTTACAAGGGCTTTATGATTTACGCCTATTTTATAAAATCCAGCTCCCTAAAGGGGCGTCTCAAGAAGTTATTCGAGTAGGAAAAGCCTTTTGTTCCAAGCATAGCAGCTATTTATTAGAAGAGGTAGCCAAACTGCATTTTAAAACTCTACAGGAAATTTTAGCGCATTAA
- a CDS encoding Yip1 family protein: MHPWRDIWTKPRATIQALVAKDPSYGFNRLSWIYGITIALSFSKMFSLITLYPLWVILLGSLLLGIVFGLISITITAYILHWCARLIGGNAPFKQVRCVVAWSNLPVVINILAWLLLIGVFKEQAFYSDFPAEVTLANKTGLFLLVMLGQWVAAIWSFVILIQGLREVQGFSIWKGFLNIIIPIIAVAILSILMSGVISWFITKT, from the coding sequence ATGCATCCTTGGCGCGATATTTGGACCAAACCCAGAGCAACCATTCAAGCCCTTGTAGCTAAGGATCCAAGCTATGGATTTAACAGGCTTTCTTGGATTTATGGGATTACTATAGCATTAAGTTTTTCTAAGATGTTCTCCTTAATTACCCTCTATCCTTTATGGGTTATATTGCTTGGCTCTTTGCTATTAGGTATAGTATTTGGTTTAATATCTATTACCATTACCGCTTATATTTTACATTGGTGTGCGCGCCTTATAGGAGGGAATGCTCCTTTTAAACAAGTTAGATGTGTTGTTGCCTGGTCGAATTTACCGGTAGTAATCAACATATTGGCATGGCTACTTTTGATTGGCGTATTTAAAGAACAAGCTTTCTATTCGGATTTTCCTGCAGAGGTCACATTGGCAAATAAAACAGGCCTGTTTCTACTAGTTATGTTAGGGCAGTGGGTTGCAGCTATTTGGTCTTTTGTTATTCTGATACAGGGTCTTAGGGAAGTTCAAGGGTTTTCCATTTGGAAAGGATTCTTAAATATCATCATTCCCATTATAGCAGTGGCAATTTTATCTATATTGATGAGCGGAGTGATCAGCTGGTTTATTACAAAGACTTAA
- a CDS encoding IS630 family transposase, which yields MTDWLIQHGFVYKRPKKIPGKLDPEKQRIFIEQYMALEEIYFIDAVHPEHQSQAVCGWIKKGVQKTLQTSGKQLRLHFAGALCLTGMKIVTEEYKTVDADAMLDFFKKLEKQTEARIIHVILDNARSNKSKKLEEFLMSSRIKVHYLPPYSPNLNPIERLWKILKEKTVYNRYYETSVTFFQAIRGFFLEEIPKI from the coding sequence ATGACAGATTGGCTCATACAGCACGGATTTGTTTATAAACGTCCTAAAAAGATTCCTGGGAAATTAGATCCTGAAAAACAACGAATTTTCATAGAACAATATATGGCTTTAGAAGAGATCTATTTCATAGATGCTGTGCATCCTGAACATCAGTCCCAAGCCGTATGTGGATGGATCAAAAAAGGCGTTCAAAAGACCTTGCAGACATCCGGGAAACAATTGCGATTGCATTTTGCTGGAGCTCTTTGCCTGACAGGAATGAAGATTGTTACAGAGGAATATAAGACAGTTGATGCCGATGCAATGCTCGATTTTTTCAAGAAGCTAGAAAAACAGACAGAGGCTCGAATTATTCATGTAATTTTGGATAATGCGAGATCAAACAAAAGTAAGAAACTAGAAGAGTTTCTGATGTCTTCTAGGATTAAAGTGCACTATCTCCCTCCTTATTCGCCGAATTTGAATCCTATTGAACGCTTGTGGAAGATCTTAAAGGAAAAGACGGTATACAATCGATATTACGAAACGTCGGTGACTTTTTTTCAGGCAATTAGAGGATTCTTCTTAGAAGAGATACCGAAAATATAG
- a CDS encoding helix-turn-helix domain-containing protein, translating to MKKLTPSQRADLEHKLKHPKDYSERNRLCVILGYDEGISTKNLAKALRISPITVQEYLREYDSENKTGSSPRGGSKSKLSQDQTESLPKHLQEKTYLKVKGIIAYVHESNMG from the coding sequence ATGAAAAAACTGACCCCTAGCCAGAGAGCTGACTTAGAACACAAGTTAAAGCATCCAAAAGACTATTCTGAACGGAATAGGCTTTGTGTAATTTTGGGCTATGATGAGGGTATCTCAACAAAAAATCTTGCTAAAGCACTTCGGATAAGCCCTATCACTGTTCAGGAATACCTCAGAGAATATGATTCCGAAAATAAAACTGGAAGTAGCCCTCGAGGCGGTAGCAAATCAAAACTTTCACAAGACCAAACAGAGTCTCTACCAAAACACCTACAGGAAAAGACCTATCTTAAAGTCAAAGGGATCATAGCTTATGTGCATGAGAGCAATATGGGATAA